The Cryptomeria japonica chromosome 2, Sugi_1.0, whole genome shotgun sequence region tttgataaaaatgaagattggaaaatatgagttgtgtcacttcgttcctttgtaccacttgatatcctcgaaccgcttggggtcttcataccggttggaacaaataccagttgagcataactcatacatataaaagtgatctcaatgcaagtgtgtgtctatcaatgacaatcacaacataatcatcaaaaatgccaacattggaTTGACTCTTGGGCTGGTGAAGCTGCTTTATGTCTCAATCCTTCACTGcaacctattatggtagaaacTTGTCACCTCTGGGGCCACAATATCTATGATTATGGTTATCCTATCCAAGAAAATGGCATTGCtaagtggaaatggaactccttggatccctTGGACTTGGATCAGCATCAGAAAGACTTGTTCGTCGACATTCTTAGCAAAAGGGTCATTTTCCCTTCCCCTGAaaaggacattattaggtggtgtggttcctctgatggtaaatacaaagtatgttttggttacaaattgTAAGAATAGGGGTATAGACAAAAAATATTGGCATGTTAATCTTTTTTGGCACCGACATCTCCTTCCCAAAGTAGGCTCATTTGCCTAGTTGGCTTGTCAAAAAAAGATTCTAACTAAAGAAAGGCTCtattcaatgggtatcaatggacccagtAGATGCATTTTATGTCAAGAGCATGAAGAGACTATGGATCATCTATTATCCACTGCAAGTTCTCCAGCCACTGTTGGTAGCATTTCTTGGGAAATTCCCATCAGGGCTAGATTagtggtttttgcaatggcctaaaccaGCAGCAAAGGCTATTTTTTCTGATTTGTTTTATATTTTACCATCtcttctgatttgggaaatttggaaagaaaggaatcgcaAAATTTTCCAAGGTAAAGAGATGAGCCTAATGTCTctatgtgggaaaattgagaaccacctgactGAGCTCTTGATTGAGGTGGCTCAAACCAATTCATTAAAGAAAAACATATATACAGACTGGGATTGGAAGATTAAGCTGGCTCTTCCAAATCTTCTCATTCCACCACTTTTTGGCAAGGGAACCCCAGTGGATCAGGTCAATCCAAGAGTGGGTGTTAAATGGGAAGCGCTAGAGCCTAGATGgtgcaaggtaaactttgatggtgcttctgcagGAAACCCAGGTCAAAGTGGTATTGGGTGTATATTGAGGAACTCTGATGGTATCTatataaaagaaatctctgaaaagattggaGTTGCCACTAACAATGAAGTTGAATTCAGATCGGCTTTAAGAGGACTATAGTTAGGGAAGGAGCTTGGGGTGCAGAGAATTCATCtggagggagactcattaaatgtgGTTAATGCGGTTCATTGTAACAACATCCCTAGTTGGcaccttaaccagtggcttcaaccaATTCTGGTGCTGCTAGCCACTTCTGATGAATTTCGGATtagccacatctatagggaaggtaatggaGAGGCTGATAGACTCTCTAAATTGGCAATAGTCATTGGTGACCCCCCCTTGGCTCTTTGATTGGATCCTTCTGACTAGTTTGTTACCCCTATTGAATTTCCACCAGTTGATGGTTCATTTATCTTGCTAGTTTTGGTGCTTTCTAGTTGAGTTTGTCGGTAGTGGTCTTTACCGATTGTCTTTTCCTTCCAACTAATGTTACTCTAATTGGTCGGTCGGTGACGGTGCTAACTGGTAGTATTGCCTCTATCGGTTTACATGGAATCCCAActatctcattgataggggtgctCTCTGGTTGAGTTTCTTGCCAGTTGCATTCTCCTTTCCCCTTCCGGTTGAGATCCTCTCCATTTGAACCACCGGTGGTGGCGGAAACCAGTGCATTGCCTCCCCAGTTACCGCTTTAATTTTTCTTAACCTAATGGTCGTGGTTTCCGGTGGATTGATCGACTGGTTGATTTGTTCACCTGGTAATGTTTCTTCTTGACACCGAGATGTGGCACACTGCCATCATTATTGGTCTGTGTCGGTTTGGGCCCCGTGGCAATTGGACATAAGTTTACTTTGATTAATATCTAGTTATAACCAGATCCTTTCAAGATTTGCTTATAATTATTTGATGGATAAATTCAGTTGACATTAAGTTGATGAGCTTTGGCTCAGAAGATATTTGGACACTAGCATTTCACGCATGTGTATTAATTGGTGTGAACTACTTGCCTGGTGCCCATATCCCTTGGTTTGATGACTTGCTATTTAACaatggaatgccttcatttttccatCAAACATTTGCATTATTCACTCGGTGACTTGTTATGGAGACCCCAATTCTCCTTGAAGATACTTGTCAACAAATGGCCTTCCTGTGCGAAATCACTGACAAACGTTTGCAGGAGGTCCTCTACTCTCGACACCCTCTTATTCTTCACAGCCTTAAAAGGATATTGGAgaaggaattccttatggcttatcaTAGGTACAGAGCCAATACTAATATCCTGACCTTTTTTCTTGCAATGGTGATATACATGGGAACTAGCAAGTAGAGAGCAAAGCTTTTAACTCAAATGGTGTTTAAACATCGCCTGTTGGGGGAACTTGATGTTTtgttggacaatattgatgccaacCTGAGAATAccgcttccccaaaattactatatgtccttGGGGAATGGGGCAGAGGTGAGGAAGTTTGTGATTGTGAACTCTCTAGACTTTGATGCTCTTCAAGAAACCTAGCCTGCCGTTACCAGGAATATTGAATTTCTACTTAAGGCGGTTGGCATTCAAAACGGATTCACGTCGGAATGGAGGGAAAAATTTCTTCGAGACGAAGAGTTAGCAGGTGCTAATGGATTTGGTATGCTGGAGAATGGAGATTTGGTTGATGGTAATGACTGGGGGTTTGGGCTTGGCAaggagtggttcccaaatgactaCCGACTCCCTAGTGAGAAGGTAGAATCGGTGGCTCACTTGAACTGTGGCACTGAATGCCCTATAGTCCTGGATGTGGCTCGTGCTCCTGTGGATGTTGATTCTAAAGACTCCCTTTGACTTTGGTTGTCTCCTCTCTCTCTGGTTTCTctgttgtggttattgttttttttaaaGGCCTCTATTATCTACTTTCAGAGGTTGGCAACTAATGTTTTGTACTTATCCAGCCTCCATTGCTAGTATTTTTGTATAAGGAATAGAGCtagggtagggggttttcttcttggttctttccCCCTATTGCTCTCACTgaatcaggccttgtattctcttattttgattaatacaagggtgttgcccctctgtagctatttacttattaaaatacatatatatatatatatatatatatatatatatatataattcatctctgtgctttttagaaacatattcatctctatagattttggaaaaaaaatattcTTTGCTATGCATGTATGAAATAACAAAAAGTAAATATATagattttggaaaaaaatattcttctctatgtatgtatgaaattaaaTAAAGTAAATCTATAGAttttggaaatatatatatatatatgtgtgtgtgtgtgtgtgtgtgtgtgtgtgtgtgtgtttactaAAAAATATATGTTTAGTAAATTCcacatgcttgcatttgaactcttaattAGCACATGGACtatgtttctatatatatatatatatagatatatagtaaattaataaattccccttaaaaataaataaatatatatataggcatataaacatatatatcaaatttatttaaaaaaacatattaaatttagttctaaatttgtttgtagatttaagtttattttttttaaattttagtttgtttatttaagataaaatttaatctatatatataattttgaataatcaaattttattaaatattttttgtttaaaataatatatattttttgagttAAGAATTGttctattaaaattaaattatactttagagtttgtaattaaattttatattattaaaattgtgtaattcaaataattaaaaaaaaattatttatattttaagttgtttaagtaattgaaatttatttgtattattaaaataagtagttcaaatttatttattttttagttttattttaattttaaaattaaaacatgttttagaatattgaaagttattttgaattattaaaatTACTATATAATTCTTTGAAATTTAATTGTGCATTTGGTAATTAAAAAGtcatttaggattagtttataattataaattttaatagttgTAACTTTATTAAATTTAGTGAGAAATGGATTTATCtattgaggtctatttaatgaaaaatggttttatttattgaggtctatttaaaaaggattaatgagacctatttataataTAACCTTATTAAGATTAATGGAAATCTatttaaaatatcatctctagtttttaggaattagattattaaaatattaaaggaaaatttaagcgaaAAGGGTCTAACTCATATTAATGGATGCTTTATTGGAGTTTGAATATGGAAATTTAAGTTGCAATTTTGAACTTTTTTTTCTAAAGAGTTATTATCTCCTCAATGATGGAAAAAGAGTCCCTTGGGTTTTGAAAGGATAAATATTGCACaaggcaaaagggtcaattaacacttgacttgagaatttcaatagaaaatcaagcattaagagatctatcatcttgaattaatccttcttaggatgtagatattatagttaaatctccttattaaacaaattagtttgacttaggaaaaacaaagcaaaggaaaatgttattgcgccaatgatacacttattccatagttttggatcttttcatcaaacaaataaatcctaatagtaagtaggttccctcaagacattcaatacatttcaaatatttaagttcgtTAATTAATGGATTTCAAAACtaccttttgtatatttcaattagtacaagtatcaaaggttaaaggaatttacctaacaagtaaatGTGGTTAGAgtcatagtaacccttttaggtattttcaagcaatatgagttaatgttagatAAAGATTTCCCTCAATTCGAaaagttgattatttgatttgtttctttattacattccaagatatgagtatacaAGGCATTGAGAATAAtcaattcttttaatagttaaaaacatttaccttctagctaaaaagaaacataagactagtaaaaaggaaaagttacacttaataatacaagtgaTTAGTAAGGATAAATCTAATTAACGTTAAATTTAGaagtaaattgcatagttaaatattcatatggtattagtattaattaggatgcaaagagagtattcaaaaccgaaattgtttaagcaaatgagtttcaagaaacctattccgTGATCACTTAGAAAACTAAACAACAATTTTAATTGAGGGAAAATATAGGAGCAAACCTTAGCTCTCTTCTAAGAGTTGGAAATTGATAAGGTTATTATTTGTAGAAATGCCCACGGGTAAAGTTGACATTGCTTCAAGTGGAAGGAATATTTAGTTATCTCCTTATAATCTAGCGAAGGATTTAGCATTAGTTATAAAGCAACTAAAAGAAGATGGATTAGAATTATTTAGGAGATTTATTTATATTGGCTAATTAGCAAGTaattagactctcttctaatcttattttcaaacATTGGTAATTAAAAGCAATCTGGTTATTTTGAagcttattattaaatatttttttccttTCAAACAAGTAAGCATTAAATTCATCTTGCTATTTGATCATTTAATTTTCGTTCAAGTATTATGATTCATATTTGAGTAAGGTTATCATTTGTAGAAGATAATTAAAGACTAAATTTATGTTACttcaaatggaagaattagttgagcttattattattagttttttttttttccttcaaacaagtaggtgttaaattcatttccaaagtcctttttttttaatcatttaattttctttcaagtaatttagtacctttcaagtgtTAGGATTCATACATAAAGTGTAATGACTTTTTTCCAAAATAATTATATCtcgcaagtaattcaaatcatttttcatAAGTTATTTTTACAAGTATCATAGTTTCCAAGCAACTAGTACTTTCATCCATTTAGTTCAAGTTTCAACTATTATCATAGTTTTTCCTTCAAAGAAAATACTTTTTTcaagtagttgatttgtttatgttcttttcaaTTACATAAAATTTATAGCTTAGTTTTTAATTTCAAGCATAATTCCTTGAATATAATAGGTTCTTTTTTATAATTGTAtcggtatattgcttcatttaagattcatgaattcaaagttcaATTCCTAGTTaggcaactaaacaagaggagttgaaaccaaaaaccagTAGCATTCAGTAtctacagtgcctctgggtcacgcttacgggtaatgtcatcatgttgaactactgcacttaatgcctaataaagctgcaacaacgacgtctgtggcatcatgcctataaatcgtcggggagaaataagggtcatttggaagttaaaatccaaggggccggtaatcccccttggatcgataatctaaaataattaattttaaagtgAATTTACATCAAATTAGTTAAactttagaaaaccccattaggaaTTGGATTTGTGTGGTGatctttgaaatttattttatcttgatgatttcagtAGGTGATAAcagattaagggtgacgtatttaataggaaataggaattAGTTATCTAGGCcacaagcagaaggccaccttgagccttttttctatagagctaccatcatgggtagcaaccatagagaaactatctgggacattgaccctagaaagggttgcgtacccaccaaaaaatttacattaaaccataggtagaaactagaactacatactttatgccttgatctcgtgccgaaacgggtatgtaggcagtctagggatggagttgtcccttgtactcaagcgttcagggatggggattaggatttcaatatgggtgagtagttggttctcgaAGATCCTTAGTATTTTAATAaaatggtgcaaatactaattgaaaggttaaaattaattcaatgcatactcagaaggaatctcgtatggatttgcttgaattCCCGAGGCAGAACTCAAGATTGTTTATGTagttatttttatactcctaaggacggtgatcTCGATGCACTTCTATTAGGGGAGTGTAGtatttagagagtggctcaggactcaGATGGTCCCGATGATTCTAAAATCTCTAggcagagcatatcctattcttatgaatagatgcctaccttgtttgggtagatgcctatcccagattggatagatgaaacctcttgtcccatatggacagacgcctaacccatatggttagatacCTAGTATCGTATAGATAGATACCTAACCTATATGGATAGATACCTAACCCATATGGCTAGATACCCATcctagttggatggatgcctatcctaTTTGGATAGATGTATTTgaatatgtgattgaatcaaacacaattaataataagtaaataaataaattaaaaaaaaattagttgagatTTTTGGGTTAATTAGAGTGGGTTATTACAAGTATGAAACAacagttgaagataatgatcaaatgtttgcatcagatgattatgatcatgtttcaaaCCTTGTACAAAAATgtaatttaattttcaaaatttatttcaatttttttgctttATTATAGTACCATGTATATACATGTAGATTGGTGAAATTATATGTCACTTTAGTTattaattttagttttgtttgtaggacatgtgtatgttgttggtGTTGATGAGAGACAAGTTGATTGAGGTCAACTcatgccaccaccaacaccttAGAACGACCCAAAGTCAAAATAATTGGGTTTATAACCCATCAAAAACCCTacatataattttctcaaaaaatattgGGGGACCTCTAAATTAGCATGTGGTGGCTAGTCAAATACCATCCACTACTGCTCCCAAAAATGAGTCGTCATTGCAAGATGTTGACACCACCTCATGGATATGTATGATTTATTTGAAGGAATTGGTAAGTTAGTGGTGGGGTCAATGAAATATGAAGTTAGGTGGGCTTTGATTATTTTCAAGTCTATGATTTTCCTATAGGAGAGGCCATTTGAATAATATATTCCCTCCTCTCTCCACAAACGATATTAATCTAGGTCCACATCACTGGGTCTGATTGCATCAACAATATTTTACATCGAAGAGGCAAAAGACACTAGATGGGGTGGCATGTATGGTTCATTTAGGATgacatttattttttattgaattgaTGTCATATTATCATTGATCCTAGCTTAATATCGAGCCCCGTGAGATCCAGGGACAAAAGTGGTGGGTTTTGAGGTggcggaggtggaggtggagggtgTTGAGGTGGCTCAAGTGGAAATAGTTGAGTTTGAGGATTAAGCAACTCTTCTATGTACAAATCATCCATCATATCTCTGGGTAGGCTCTACATATATATGAATAATATACACAAAAAAGATTACAAAATTAACTTTAAAGAATGTATATAAATTATTTAAACATAATTAAAACTATACATATTAAataatatacatacacacatatcaAGAAATTACAAGAACTATAAATTAAACTATGTACATCATTCAACTTTCAAGCACACGTATGCATTATAACTTTAAAATTTGAAGATATCTTACTACAACTTTCAATTAAATCCATTCTTGATATTTAAGTACTAATGATTGAGAATGATCAGACTTAAATACAGGTCTTCCTTAAGTTCATACATGTCTTAAGTGGTCATGTGATTGACaatgtcttaaggggttctatttCAGCTGAGAGATTCTAATACTGAATGTCAAGTATACATTGAAAGTATGTTAAGTATGAAAGAGCTTAAGGGTGATCAAACTTATACATGAGTATGTGATGTAAAGTATATGGAACCTTAAGAGACCTCTTGATTGGTGATAATAATTGTTATACACATGTCTAACTTCTGATAGATGGCTTAAGGGGAGTTTAACGTGATTATATATATAAGAGAGGTCATAAGATCCTGAATGTCAAGTACATGTACATTGAAAGTACGTGTTAAAACTATGAAAGAGCTTAAGGGTCATGATCAAACTTATAC contains the following coding sequences:
- the LOC131078781 gene encoding uncharacterized protein LOC131078781 translates to MSLMSLCGKIENHLTELLIEVAQTNSLKKNIYTDWDWKIKLALPNLLIPPLFGKGTPVDQVNPRVGVKWEALEPRWCKVNFDGASAGNPGQSGIGCILRNSDGIYIKEISEKIGVATNNEVEFRSALRGL